Proteins encoded together in one Lutra lutra chromosome 4, mLutLut1.2, whole genome shotgun sequence window:
- the RSRP1 gene encoding arginine/serine-rich protein 1 isoform X2, whose amino-acid sequence MPTFLRMLRASASGIFDAFASARPVQVWRSEREFESFLFSRAASKSLSLSSTSKGGRLLVLYFHFWCGVGGLWWRRVSGQGYSETEGSLQSRAEMSQYVNDLWPGSPQHKESLSTSRSVRSSRLSSASRSRSSSGSSRSRSGGSSRASSRSRSRSWRRRRSRSWSRRRHQRKYRRYSRSYSRSRSRSRGRQYRDRRYSASRRYGRSPSGPRSRSRSRSRGRSYYRRAYALPRGRRYYGFGRTLYPEERGSWRGGSRGRSRTRSRSPTPFRLSEKDRMELLEIAKANAAKALGTTNFDLPASLRKVLASKETNCGTAVPNSDAKFEKS is encoded by the exons ATGCCAACGTTTCTGCGCATGCTCCGCGCCTCGGCTTCTGGTATTTTCGACGCGTTTGCGAGCGCCCGTCCAGTCCAGGTCTGGAGGTCGGAGAGGGAGTTCGAGAGCTTCCTTTTCTCAAGAGCAGCTTCGAAAAGCCTCTCTTTGTCCTCAACTTCGAAAGGAGGGCGTCTTTTGGTCCTTTACTTTCACTTTTGGTGTGGCGTCGGCGGCCTCTGGTG GCGCCGAGTGTCCGGGCAGGGATACTCTGAGACAGAGGGAAGCTTGCAGTCTCGGGCCGAGATGTCCCAGTACGTGAACGACCTGTGGCCGGGCTCGCCGCAGCACAAGGAGTCCCTCTCGACGTCTCGGTCGGTCAGGTCCAGCCGCCTGTCCTCGGCATCCAGGAGCCGCTCGTCTTCCGGGAGCTCTCGGTCGCGCTCAGGCGGCTCGAGTCGGGCGTCGTCGCGGAGTCGGAGCCggtcctggaggaggaggaggtccaGGTCCTGGTCTAGGAGGCGCCACCAGAGGAAGTACAGGCGCTACTCGCGCTCCTACTCGCGCAGCCGGTCACGCTCCCGCGGCCGCCAGTATCGCGACAGGCGCTACAGCGCGTCCAGAAGATACGGCCGGTCGCCGTCGGGGCCCCGCTCCCGCAGCCGGTCCCGCTCGCGGGGACGTTCGTATTATCGACGGGCCTACGCGCTCCCGCGGGGGCGGCGATACTACGGCTTCGGCCGCACCCTGTACCCGGAGGAACGCGGAAGTTGGAGGGGCGGGTCCCGGGGCAGGTCCCGGACCCGGTCGCGGAGCCCCACCCCTTTTCGCTTAAGTGAGAAAG ATCGAATGGAGCTGTTAGAAATAGCAAAAGCCAATGCAGCAAAAGCTTTAGGAACCACTAACTTTGACTTGCCCGCTAGTCTCAGAAAAGTTCTTGCATCTAAAGAGACGAACTGTGGAACAGCTGTACCAAACAGTGATGCAAAGTTTGAG AAATCATGA
- the RSRP1 gene encoding arginine/serine-rich protein 1 isoform X1 yields the protein MPTFLRMLRASASGIFDAFASARPVQVWRSEREFESFLFSRAASKSLSLSSTSKGGRLLVLYFHFWCGVGGLWWRRVSGQGYSETEGSLQSRAEMSQYVNDLWPGSPQHKESLSTSRSVRSSRLSSASRSRSSSGSSRSRSGGSSRASSRSRSRSWRRRRSRSWSRRRHQRKYRRYSRSYSRSRSRSRGRQYRDRRYSASRRYGRSPSGPRSRSRSRSRGRSYYRRAYALPRGRRYYGFGRTLYPEERGSWRGGSRGRSRTRSRSPTPFRLSEKDRMELLEIAKANAAKALGTTNFDLPASLRKVLASKETNCGTAVPNSDAKFELSGKLGEDGTKNPSEKPSQQKSIAFSSNNSVAKPVLQKSTKATAEETSSGSPKIDKKKSPYGLWLPV from the exons ATGCCAACGTTTCTGCGCATGCTCCGCGCCTCGGCTTCTGGTATTTTCGACGCGTTTGCGAGCGCCCGTCCAGTCCAGGTCTGGAGGTCGGAGAGGGAGTTCGAGAGCTTCCTTTTCTCAAGAGCAGCTTCGAAAAGCCTCTCTTTGTCCTCAACTTCGAAAGGAGGGCGTCTTTTGGTCCTTTACTTTCACTTTTGGTGTGGCGTCGGCGGCCTCTGGTG GCGCCGAGTGTCCGGGCAGGGATACTCTGAGACAGAGGGAAGCTTGCAGTCTCGGGCCGAGATGTCCCAGTACGTGAACGACCTGTGGCCGGGCTCGCCGCAGCACAAGGAGTCCCTCTCGACGTCTCGGTCGGTCAGGTCCAGCCGCCTGTCCTCGGCATCCAGGAGCCGCTCGTCTTCCGGGAGCTCTCGGTCGCGCTCAGGCGGCTCGAGTCGGGCGTCGTCGCGGAGTCGGAGCCggtcctggaggaggaggaggtccaGGTCCTGGTCTAGGAGGCGCCACCAGAGGAAGTACAGGCGCTACTCGCGCTCCTACTCGCGCAGCCGGTCACGCTCCCGCGGCCGCCAGTATCGCGACAGGCGCTACAGCGCGTCCAGAAGATACGGCCGGTCGCCGTCGGGGCCCCGCTCCCGCAGCCGGTCCCGCTCGCGGGGACGTTCGTATTATCGACGGGCCTACGCGCTCCCGCGGGGGCGGCGATACTACGGCTTCGGCCGCACCCTGTACCCGGAGGAACGCGGAAGTTGGAGGGGCGGGTCCCGGGGCAGGTCCCGGACCCGGTCGCGGAGCCCCACCCCTTTTCGCTTAAGTGAGAAAG ATCGAATGGAGCTGTTAGAAATAGCAAAAGCCAATGCAGCAAAAGCTTTAGGAACCACTAACTTTGACTTGCCCGCTAGTCTCAGAAAAGTTCTTGCATCTAAAGAGACGAACTGTGGAACAGCTGTACCAAACAGTGATGCAAAGTTTGAG cTGTCGGGAAAACTAGGAGAAGATGGAACTAAAAATCCCAGTGAAAAGCCTTCCCAGCAAAAAAGCATAGCTTTTAGCTCTAAT AATTCTGTAGCAAAGCCAGTGCTTCAGAAGTCTACTAAAGCTACTGCTGAAGAGACCTCTTCAGGATCCCCCAAAATAGATAAGAAGAAAAGTCCATATGGACTGTGGTTACctgtctaa